The Anaerolineae bacterium genomic sequence TATTTTGGCAATGCATCGGCTGGGGGAGTCGGGCCAGAGCTTAAGGGCGAGTTTGTAGAGGGATATAGCTGCAGGAATGTTACCAGCATTCAAAAAGAAATTGCCGGCATCCAGCAGAATCCTGGCGCGCATTGAAACAAGGTAGAGGATGATAAGGAACATGATGGGATTGAGAGAAACGTTAGCTACCCACGCCAGCAAGGCAAAAAAGGCAGTTATAGCCAGGCCTTCCGCAGCTAATTGCCCTGAGAGGCCATGGCCCTTTAAATAGCCCAGACCTCCAAAGGCCAGGATAAAAACAAGCCCGGTAACTAAAATTACAAGGGCTGGATGATACATTGGGCAACCTCCATATCACAAGTTTTACTCGTGGGTGGGATGCAGGCGATTTGACCGCTCTTCAATTTCTCATTTTTACATCCGCGGGCTCAGGACTTGCCACGGGCCATCGGACCATTCGTAAAAATCTTCCGCAAGTGCACCCACTCAAGCCCGGGATTTACGCGATTCTGGTAACTAGCTCCAGCGCCTTTTTAAGACTTCAGGCAGAGGATTACGTATGACACTCCCTCCGCTTCTCAAGTAGCCTCACGGTAAAAGGCAGCAGCCATATAGCCCACTACACTTCCAAAGTCTCCAGTTACATCACCAGAGTTAGCATACTTAAGCACTTTAGCCCTATCGGCCCCAAGCTCTTTAGAGGCGAGCATCACAGCCACAATGGGGCCTCCTCCGCAAGCCTCGGCTTTACCTGAGGTTATGGCTCTGGCCAGCCCTTCCGGATCATAACTCTCTACATGGTTTAACACTACTTTGTCAAGTGAAACGGCAATTCGGTAAGAGTAAAAGTGAGAAAGGTCAGAGCTTGCCACCAATAGGGCTTGTTTGCCTTTCAACACTTTAACCAGAGCCGAGGCCAGCTTCTGACACCGATCCCAGGATTGATCTCCCATCATCACTGGAACGAGTTTGAAGTTTCCCAGTACATACTGAAGGAACGGGAGCTGTATTTCAAGGGAGTGCTCCTGATCTGAGCGCAAGAAAGTGAACTTAAGTTCTTCGTCCAGTTCGGCGATAACCTCTCCATCCAGTGGGATCTGGCCTAAAGGGGTTTCGTAGAAAGCAGCAGCTGTGAGAGCATAACCATCCAGGTAAAGCCTGTGGCTGGGATGGACTACTACTACGGTCTCAAAGGAGCGGCCTTCAATTTGCTTGTACGCATAAGCTGCCACCTGGCCTGAGTAGATGTACCCGGCGTGAGGGGCCACAAGGCCCACCAGTTCCCCCGGGACAGGCTCAATTTCAACCTTCGCCAGAAAACTGGAAATCATTCGGTTTAGCTCCTCAGGCCTTCCCGGGTACCACGTGCCAGCTATAACCGGCTTTCTTACCCCTTTAAGTTCAAGGCTGGCCATTACTGAAGCCTCCACATTTTCTCAAGAACATAATACCCCAAAAGACAGCAACAGGCAAGAGGGAAAAAGCCTATGCCTTTAGCCGCATCTGAAAGGACATCTGGAGGTGGGGAAAGGATTTCGGACTACCCTGGAAAATTAAGCTGGCAAAGGAAGTTTTAGGACATGGGTCTGGGGGTAATGAGCCAGCGGTTTAAGCATTTGGCAAGGGGAAAAGTTAGCATCAGGGCCGCGGTGGAACGCTGGTGGTGATAACTCCCAATGGCCCGGAAAAACAGCGGAAGCTGGTCCAGTTAAGCTGGGAAATAAAAAGCCCAGGGTAGCCTTTTTGGCCAAGCACTCGCGGAAAATGTGGGTAAAATCAAGCAACAGGGGAGTGGTGTAAATTTGCCTTGGGGAGAAAGTGATGGTATAATTTTATAAACAATGAGCCCGAGGAAGGGCTCACCAAAGGAGGGGGGATATGAGAAAGTTGGCTTTGCTCTCAGGTTTGCTCATCGTTCTGAGCATTATAGCTGCATCGTGCGCCCCCAGGCCTGGTGTCATCAAGATAGGACTCAACGTTGAGCTCACTGGAGGAATTCCTGTAGTAGGTCAGTCCTGCAAAAATGCTGCAGAGCTCTTCGTTGAAGAGGTAAACAAGGCGGGGGGGATTGAAGTAGGAGGCCGCAAGTATACCATTCAACTTCTGATTGAGGACAACGAAGACAAAGCAGAATCTGCCGCCGCTGCTGCCCTTAAGCTCCACACCGAAGGTGTTCTCCTCATGATTGGTCCTAACGCCAGCCGCAATGCTATTCCCGCCTCGGAAGTGGCCGAAGCCAACAAGATGCCCATGATTACCCCATGGTCTACCAACCCCAAGACTACTCTCGACCCCAAGACCGGAGCACCCAAGAAGTACGTCTTCAGAGCCTGTTTCATTGACGATTTCCAGGGAGCTGTGGCGGCTAAGCTGGCTGTGGATTTGGGTGTGAAGAAGCCGGCCGTCCTCTTTGACGTAGCCTCCGAATACAACAAGGGGATCGCTGAGTTCTTCAAGAAGACGATAGAGCAGCTGGGTTACCCTGTGGTTGCTTACGAAACCTACACCAAGGGTGATAAAGACTTCTCAGCTCAGCTCACCAAGATCATAAACTCAGGCGCTGATGGCCTCTTCCTCCCCAACTACTACACCGAAGTGCCCCTCCAGGTCCAGCAGGCCAGGAAACTGGGCTTCAAGGGCATAATCTTTGGAAGCGACTCCTGGGGTAACCTGGAGCTCATTGACCTCTGCGGTCCCGATTGTGACGGCCTGTTCTTCACTACTCACTATGCCCCGGACATCGCCACCCCGAAAGCTCAGGCCTTTATTAAGGCCTACGAAGCTAAGTATGGCAAGACCCCCGATGATGTGGCTGCCCTGACCTATGACGCTTTCGGCCTTGCGGTTACGGCTATCAAGCAGGCTGGAAAAATTGACCGGGAGGCCGTAGTGGCTGCTCTCAGGGGCATCACTCAATACGAAGGAGTGACGGGCGTCATGGAGTACAGGGGCACCGGAGACCCCATCAAGAGCGCCGTTGTCCTTAAAGTAGATGTTCCGGGTAGGAAGTTCACCTACTACACTACGGCCAAGCCGTAAAGACTAATTTTCCAAACCAAAATAAGGGCGGGGGTAAGCTCAAGGCTTACTCCCGCCTTATAATGGAGGAGCTATGCAAGCCTTCCTGCAACAGATTCTTAATGCCTTACAGCTGGGAAGTGTCTATGCCCTTATCGCCCTTGGATACTCAATGGTTTACGGCATCATTACCCTTATAAACTTCGCCCACGGCGACATCTTTATGGTCAGCACCTATGTGGCTTTCTTTGTGGGTTCTGCTCTGATGGCCTATGCCCTCAAACTTCCAGGCCTCATCACTTTCCTTCTTACCATGTTTGCTTCCATGATGTTTACCGCTTTTTTGGCAGTGGTAATTGAGCGCTTTGCTTATAGGCCATTGCGAAAAGCCCCAAGAGTATCGGCGGTAATAACGGCTCTGGGAGTAGGACTTTTCCTGGAAAACTTCACCCTGGCCACCATTGGACCTCACCCTCGCTTCCTTCCTCCCATAATTCCAGTCCAGCGTTTTACAATTGGTGGCATAGCTACTTCCAATATCCAGCTCATCATAATTTTTGTCTCAGCTATTGTTATGTTCCTTCTGGATACTATCGTCCGACGCACCATGGTGGGGATGGCGATGCGAGCTATCTCGTGGGATAAATTTACCGTTCCCCTTATGGGGGTCCCAATGGACCGTATAATTTCTATAACTTTTGCTCTGGGGGCTTCTATTGCTGCCGTTGGGGGGACTTTGTACGGCTTTGTTTACACTATTGACCCCTACATGGGGATAAGGATAGGGTGGTGGGCTTTCATTTCGGCGGTAGTAGGGGGGATAGGCAATATCAGGGGAGCTATGTTGGGAGGTTATTTGCTGGGGCTCGTGGAAATCTTCACCCCTGTCATTTTGCCTTCCTCCACTTACAGGGACTTTGTGGCTTTCTCTATGCTATTGCTTCTGCTGGTCTTCCGGCCTTATGGCCTCTTGGGTCGACCCGTAACTCAGAAAGTGTGAGGGAAACACATGGAAAAAGTTAGCGGCTTACTTTCCCCCGTAAGAAATTTCTGGAATTCTTTTTACTCCGCATGGCCGGATCCTGTTAAGAAAGCCTTTACCCCTGGGCTCGTAGGGTTGCTTTTCTTCATTATGTTGGTCTTTCCGGCACTGGGGTTAATTAACCTTTACTGGCAACAAGTGCTCATATACGTGGGAATTAACATCATCCTCACCCTGAGCCTGAACCTGGTCAACGGTTACATGGGGGAGTTCTCGGTGGGCCATGCAGGTTTCATGGCCGTTGGGGCCTATGTATCCTCTATCCTTACGGTATGGGTTTTGCCTAAATTGGGCCTCTCGGCTTATGCCCCTTATCTCTTCCCCCTGGTTCTTATCATTGGGGGATTGGCTGCGGGGCTTAGCGGGCTGATAATCGCTTTCCCCTCCTTCCGTACAAGGGGTGACTACCTGGCTATCGTTACTCTATCTTGGAACATGATAGTAAAAAGCATATTGGAAAACATAGAGGCCGTAGGTGGGCCGAGAGGCTTTATGGGCATGCCCAAGCTTACAAACCTGGCTTGGGTTTACGTGTGGGTGGTCATAACTATATGGTTCATCCGTAATCTGGTTTACTCCAACTACGGAAGGGGAGCTCTTTCCATAAGAGAAGACGAGATAGCCGCTTCTTTGGTGAGCGTTGATACCCGTAAGGTTAAAATTGTTATCTTCGTTATCGCTTCTTTCTTTGCTGGGATCGCTGGTGGGCTTTACGCTCACGTTCTCCTCTTCATTAACCCCAGGGCCTTCAGTATTCTCAAATCCACCGATATTTTGGTCATGGTATACCTGGGAGGAATAGGAAGCATAGGGGGGTCCATCCTTGGCGCTACAATCTACACCGTTCTTCTGGAACTTTTAAGGCCCCTCCAGGTTTGGCGCTGGGTTATTGGTCCGCTCCTTCTGGTCCTTTTGATGATTTTCAGGCCAAGAGGGATAATGGGAATGAGGGAGTGGGGGTTCCTGGTCCCTCCAGAAGAGAGGCCGGAAACCTGGCGTAAGGAGAGGGAAACCATCATTCTGCCCAGGCTGGCTTCCACTCGAGCAAATCCTGAAAGGTGAGGGGTTAAATATGCCTATCCTTAAGATAAGAGGTCTAACTCATTATTTTGGGGGGTTACGAGCAGTCTACGATTTTAATCTGGACCTGGAAGAGGGAGAGCTTATCGGGATAATAGGACCAAATGGGGCCGGGAAAACCACCGTTTTTAACCTCATAACGGGTGTCTACCGTCCAACGGCTGGAGAAATTATTTTCAATGGGCATAGCCTGGTTGGTAAGAGGCCAGAACAGATTATCGCTCTTGGAATTGCACGCACCTTCCAGACTCTGCGCCTGTTTAAGAACCTGACGGTCCTGGACAACGTGCGCATTGCCAGGTTCTCAAGGATAAAATATTCTCCCCTGGAAGCTATGTTTAAAGTCGGGAAAAGGGCGAGGGAAAGCGAAAGAGAAGCGAGACTTAAGTCGATGGAGCTTCTGGAAATAATGGGCCTTGCTGATAAGGCCGATTGGTTGGCCTCAAGCTTGCCCTACGGGCTCCAGAAGAGATTGGAAATAGCTCGGGCGCTGGCCAGCGAGCCACGCCTTCTCCTCCTGGATGAACCAGCCACAGGGATGAACCCTGCAGAAGTTTCGGAGCTTATGGAGCTTATCAAGTGGATCCGGCGCGAATTTGGCCTTACCATAATCCTTATAGAGCACCAGATGAAAGTAGTAATGGGAATTTGCGAAAGGATAAAGGTTCTGGACTTTGGCGAGACTATAGCCGAGGGGTCACCGGTTGAAATCCAGAATAACCCCAGGGTTATAGAGGCCTATCTTGGGGAGGAGGCCATAATATGAAAGGGGACGTCTTGCTTCGGGTGGAGGACCTGCACGTCTCCTACGGGGTGATCAAAGCCCTTAGGGGCATTTCCTTCGAGGTCAGGGAAGGGGAAATCGTTACTCTTATCGGGGCCAATGGGGCTGGCAAATCCACAACCCTCAGAGCTATTTCCCGCCTTATCCCCATAGATAAAGGCACGATTGTATTCAATGGGGTGGATCTCAGGAACGTTCCTCCCCACAAAGTAGTGGAACTGGGGATATCCCATGTGCCGGAGGGAAGAGGGATTTTTGCCAACCTTACTGTTATGGAGAACCTGAAGCTGGCTACCTGGGCAAGGAAAGACCATAAAGAAATAAAGAAGGATTATGAACGAGTATTTGCCCTGTTTCCGCGATTAGTGGAAAGGAAAAACCAGCTGGCTGGAACCCTTTCCGGTGGGGAACAGCAGATGTTAGCTGTGGCTCGGGCTTTGATGAGCCGGGGCCGCTTAATGCTTCTGGATGAGCCCTCTATGGGCCTCGCGCCAGTTCTGGTAAGGGAATTCTTCAATACCCTAAAGGAGATAAATGCTCAAGGTACCACAATCCTCCTGGTAGAACAGAACGCCCGCCAGGCTTTAAAGCTTGCCCATAAAGGGTATGTTCTGGAAACGGGCGTGATTGTCCTTTCGGGGACGGCCGAAGAACTTATTAATAATCCAGAGGTTAAGAAGGCTTACCTCGGAGGATAAATGCCCGCAGGATGCCCTTCATGCCCCTCCTGGGCTGAGATAAGCCTTGACGCCATTGAAGCTAATGTAAGGAATATAAAGTCTTTCATTGGTGAAAAATGTGAACTCATAGCGGTAGTAAAAGCTAATGCTTATGGCCATGGAGCCGTTCCTGTAGCTCAAATTGCCCTTGAAGCTGGTGCTTCCAGGCTGGCAGTGGCTCGCGCATCCGAAGGGATCAGGCTACGTCAGGCGGGAATAGAGGCGCCAATTTTAGTGATGAATTATATCCCTTTAGCTGAAATACCCCAGGCAGTTCGCTACAACCTTACCCCTACCCTCATGACTTTAGAGCAAGCCAGAGCTTTCTCCCAGGAAGCTATTAAAGCTGGCAGGAATTGGCCTGTTCACATTAAAGTGGACACTGGCCTGGGGCGATTCGGCCTTCTACCAGAAGAGGTGATGGATTTCGTAAAGGCAGTGGCTTCTTTACCAGGTTTAACTCTTGAAGGTTTCTACACCCATTTCTCTGTGGCGGACGAGTTAAACCAGGATTCCACTAATTACACGTTCCGGCAATTTGAGATCTTTATGGGGCTCTCGGAGAAGTTGGAAAGGGCTGGATTTCATTTCCCCCTCCGACATGTCTGCAACAGTGCAGCCACTATGCGCTTCCCCTCAATGCATCTGGAGGCTGTCAGGGTTGGAATCATCCTTTACGGGCTTCGTCCTTCAGAGGAAATTGAACCTCCTTTTCTCCTCAGCCCAGCCCTCTCCCTCAAGGCCCGAGTGGCAAGAGTGAGAGTTCTTCCCGCTAATTTTCCAGTAAGTTACGGGCGCACTTATGTAACCACCCGCCCCACCCCTGTTGCGCTGGTCCCTGTGGGCTACGGAGATGGCTATCATCGGCTTATCTCCAACAGGGGTTTTGTTTTGATAAAAGGTGTAAGGGTGCCAATAATAGGCAGGATTTGCATGGACCAGTTCGTAGTGGATGTAAGCGGAGTGGATGGAGTTCGCGAAGAGGACGAAGTGGTGCTGATCGGAGAACAAGGGGGAGAACGAATTAGCGCAGAAGAAGTTGCACGCTGGGCTGAAACCATCAATTACGAAGTTGTAGCCTCTCTAACCTCTCGCCTTCCAAGGGTTTACATCAGGCGAGGGGAAATTTTAGCTCACCATTCCGACTTTTAACCTCCACATTTTGGCCCCAGATTTGAAAACCCTGTATAATTTTCTTGAAAGAGTCTGAGGAGGGCTGGACAAAGTGGTCTACCCGGATGTTATGGTCAGAGAAGAGGATGCAGAAATTTTGAAGAAAGTGATAGCGGGGCTTAACTTCATTGCGGACTTAACCAAAGCTGATGCATTCGTCTATTACCCGGTGCCGGTTAAGGATGCTGTGGCTATTCTGGCTCATGCCAGACCCCGTTCCATTTCCCCACTTTACCAAGAAGAATTGAAAGGCCGCTATGTCTACAGAGTTGAAAGGCCTCTGGTCTTTCGGGCCTTAAGGCGCCTGGGCTATTGGAAAAGCCAGGGTTTTCTGCTGGCCGGTGATGCCCCTATGGTAGAGGAAACTTTTTCCATAATCGAGAGAAAGGGCCGTATAGCTGGAGTCTTAAGCTTTGAATCAAACCTCCTGGAGTATGAAAGGCGCCGTCGCCGCAGCCAGGTTTTCCAGATAGCTCTCCATTACCTTCACCATATGGCGCGCCGCGGACTTCTGGATAAAACCCAGTCCTTCCATCCTGTGACCGAACAGGATGGCATAATCGTGGTGGATGATCAGGGGATTATCCGTTACATAAGTGGGGTTGCTGCTAACCTTTACCGTAAACGTGGCATCATGCGGGACCTCAGGGATGTTTCTATCTCACGCCTTCCTTCTGCTGACCGCCAAATGTTTCGCATCGCTCTGGAGGAAAGGGATTTCTACCAGGAAGAAGAAAAGTTAGAGGATAACATGGTCTGGATAAAGCGAGTTTTGCCCATCTATGAGCCCCCATCTCGCCTCAGGGAATTTTTCATCCCCTTCCTGGGGGACCCGCCCATGCCTTTGGCTGGAGCTATGCTCATAATTTACGATGCCACAGAAGAACGCCGCAAGGAACAGGAACTCAAAGTTAAAACAGCTATTATTAAAGAGATTCACCACCGCATTAAGAACAACCTTCAGACGGTAGCGGCTCTTTTGCGCCTTCAGGCCCGTCGCATTTCCCACGAGGAGGCCAGGGCTGCTTTGAGCGATAGCATCAACCGAATTCTCAGCATAGCTATAATCCATGAGTTCCTTTCGGAATATGATTCCGGGTTAATAAACCTGCGAGAGCTCTGCCGAAAGATAATGAAGCAGGCGAAAGAGGGCATGTTAACTCCAGAAAAGCGCATTTCCATGGAGCTTCAAGGGCCTGAGATATTCCTCCCTTCAGAGCAAGCCACTGCCTGTGCCCTGATCATTAATGAACTACTGCAGAATGCTCTGGAGCATGGCTATAAGGACCGCACTTTTGGCCACATCCTGGTTAGGATTGAGGATCTGGAAAACAAGGTGAAAATTACAGTGCACGATGACGGAAGAGGCCTCCCCGAGGGGTTTGATCCTTTTCAAACGGAAAGTCTTGGGCTTAGGATCGTAAAAACCTTAGCAGAAGAAGAATTGCACGGGAGTTTCAGTCTGGAAGGAGCAGATGGAAGCGGAGTCATCGCTACAGTAATTTTCCCCAAGAAGCTCAAATTTTAGTTTTTATTCTGCGATGAAGTTTTTTCCCACCCTCGTGGGTTTAGGGTTCGCCACGGTTTTGGGTCCCACTCGTGGGCGGGATGCAAGAGGCGGCTGATCGCTCCCTTTTTGAGGTTTTGGGGGCACATCCCCCAGACCCCCTGCCAGGGGGCTTTCGCCCCCTGGACCCCTGATTTTCCCCACCCTAATAGGCCGCTATTTGTCCTTTTTAAGGTTCTTGGGGAGTTATTCTTGAGTTCCCTCCACTAACGGTTGTAGTGCAGGCAGTGGGTTGTTAGCTTAGCTAGCAGTGATGTGTTGCTTTGTTTGCACTGATGCGGCAGTTAATCATGGCTTTTTGAAACGAACTCCCAGAAAGGTTTCCAGCACTCCCGGCGTCCTCGGAGGCTCCGGGATTTCTTCCCACAGACCTGAGGTTTTGTCTTTAAGCCACCGGGCTCTTTCGTCTACTGCTCTGCTGAAGTAAACGTTAAGGGTTTCTTCATCCTTGTCTTTGAGGCTTTGTTTCAGCATTTCCAGTTGAGAAATGTATCCATCAATCCAACGGATTACATTGTCAGCATTTTCCAGAAAAGCTCTGGCCCACAGCAAGGAACCTTCCCAGAGAGAGGCTGTGCCCTGGTTGAAAGCAGAGCTCCCAAATCTTCTCATCTCTTTCCACGGGGGTGATTGACACAGAGTTCCCATCAGGGCGGCTGCGGCTACGAGGGGCAATTGTTCTATTCCAGCCAGGAGACCATCATGCTCCGCCGGATCTACAAAGTAAGGGCTGGCACCCATGGCTTTTACAAGGGCCACCGCCAGTTCTATAGCTTCACCACTTGCCTCAGGAGAAGGGGTGAGACAGTATAGGGCTCCTTTTAAAACCTCCGCTGAGGCCGCCTTGACCCCGCCTGCTTCCCCTTGAGGGCTTATGATAGGATTGCCCCCCACAAAATTTACATGGTCGGGAAGCAGTTCTTCAGCCCACTTTATCACCGGCCTCTTGAGAGTAGCAGTATCTGTCACAAGGCATCCTGGTTTGAGGTAAGGGCCTATGACTTTCATGGTGTCCTGAATTGCCTGGAGGGGAAGCGCCAGAATAACTATATCAGCCTTTTCACATGCATTTATGAGGTTCCAATCAGTTCGGTCTACAGCTTTAATTTTGAGAGCTTCGCGAGCTATACCTGGTTCCTTATCGTGGCCTGTTATGGAGATATCAGCCCCTGATTTTTTGAGGGCAAGACCTATGGAACTTCCCACAAACCCTAACCCTACTATGGTTACGTTAGCTTTTGCCATAGTTTCTCCCTAAGTTCCTGACTTTTCACAGGCAGATGGTAAAAGCGAACCCCACACGCTTTATATATGGCATTGACGATGGCTGGAGACGTAGGGATGGAGGGGATTTCACCTATGCCCTTGGCCCCGAAAGGTCCTGCAGAGGAGGGTGCTTCAACGATTACAGGCACAATTTCGGGCATGTCCTTCGCTCTAGGGATCTGGTAGTCTTTAAACCCCCGAACCATAGGGATCCCATCTCTGAGGACAAATTCTTCTTTCAGGGTAAGCCCGATCCCCATCATGACTCCGCCCTCTATCTGCCCTACGACCCCCAGCGGGCTAATGGCTTTTCCCACATCGTGGGCAGCTATAACTTTGAGTACACGCACTTCACCTGTTTCCATATCCACTTCCACAAGAGCCCCCTGCGTGGCAAATCCAAAAGCAAAGTGGTGAGGCCCTTCTTGGCTTATCGGCACAGTAGTCGGAGCTTCATAGAAGTAAGAAGCTCTTGCTTCCTGCCCCTGCTTTTTTGCTATGGAGACAAGTTCCCCCAGGGATAGGGCTTTATCACCCGCTCTGGCAAACCCTCCTTCAAATACGATTTCCATCGGGTGGACGTTCATTTCTTCAGCGGCGATACGAGATAAGAAGTCCTTAACCCGGCGGGTAGCAAAGCGCACCGCATTCCCCGTTATAAAGGATTGCCTTGAAGCGGTGGTAGGTCCGCCCTCTGGAGTGCAACCCGTATCGGCTAATATGACCTTCACAGGTGGAATATCCTGGGCTTGCCAGCCAGGTAGTCCAAACTCTTCGGCAACAATAGCTGCTATCACGCCCGATAGGCCTCCTCCCAGGTCGGCAGCTCCTGCTCGGACTATTATCGTGCCTTCTTCGGTTACTTCTACTTCGGCGCCAGCTTTGTCGGAAACTCCACCGCCCAGGCCCACATTTTTAAAGGCGCAGGCGATACCCCACGCCCTTCTTTTGGTGCCCTCTATTGGGGTGAAAGGAGTACGCTTCATTTCTTCCTCAACCCGGTCCAAGGTCTCCAGAAGGCCAACACTTTCCTCAAGGAGCTGTCCCAGAGGTGTTTTAGTTCCCGCTCGAAGGGCGTTTATCTTTCGGATTTCCAGGGGGGAGAGGCCTAGCTCTTCGGCCATTATATCCATCTGGCTTTCTATAGCGAAGGCTGCCTGGGGCACTCCAAAACCTCGGAAGGCGCCCGAAGGCGGATTATTGGTGTAAACGGCATAGCAATCTACCTTCAAGTTGGGAATTTGATAGGGGCCAGATATGTGGGTGGCGGTGCGGGTCATGACGTGCTCACTGAGGGAAGCATAAGCCCCTGCATCCCCGTAAATTTCTGCCTCCAGGGCCAGAAGTTTCCCCTCTTTGGTAGCACCGGTCTTCAGACGGATTGTGGTGGCATGGCGTTTGGGGTGAACTTTCATGGATTCCTCGCGGGAAAAGACCAGTTTAACAGGTCGGCCCGTTTTGAAAGCGGCCAAAGCTACGTGTATTTGAACGGATATATCCTCTTTACCTCCGAAAGCTCCCCCAATGAAGGTCCCTACCACCCTGACTTTTTCCTCGGGGATAGCTAAACTTTCAGCTATCTGGCGCCGGTCCAGGAACGGGATCTGGGAGCCCACGTACACGGTTATGTTCCCATCAGGATCCACTGTGGCCACCCCCGCTTCGGGCTCTAAAAAGGCGTGCTCGTAGGTTGGGGTGCGGTAAACTCTCTCCACTATTAGGTCGGCCCGGGTGAAGGCTTCATCCACATTCCCGCGACGGATGGATATATGTTTGAGGAGGTTGCCGCCTTCGTGGATTTTCGGGGCATCGGGTTTCAGAGCTTCCTGAGGGGATGTGACGACCGGCAAGGGTTCATAGTCTACTTCTATAAGTTTTAAGGCTTCAGAAGCAATTTCCTCTCTTTCAGCTACCACCATAGCGA encodes the following:
- a CDS encoding tetratricopeptide repeat protein: MYHPALVILVTGLVFILAFGGLGYLKGHGLSGQLAAEGLAITAFFALLAWVANVSLNPIMFLIILYLVSMRARILLDAGNFFLNAGNIPAAISLYKLALKLWPDSPSRCIAKINIAVAKIRSGAMKEAIAILEEVLEKHKEVIGFRNEAACLFNLGLAYRKAGQKDKAIHCLKEAVELSPDSLYGRRAKELLKELGRSSEEQ
- the amrB gene encoding AmmeMemoRadiSam system protein B — encoded protein: MASLELKGVRKPVIAGTWYPGRPEELNRMISSFLAKVEIEPVPGELVGLVAPHAGYIYSGQVAAYAYKQIEGRSFETVVVVHPSHRLYLDGYALTAAAFYETPLGQIPLDGEVIAELDEELKFTFLRSDQEHSLEIQLPFLQYVLGNFKLVPVMMGDQSWDRCQKLASALVKVLKGKQALLVASSDLSHFYSYRIAVSLDKVVLNHVESYDPEGLARAITSGKAEACGGGPIVAVMLASKELGADRAKVLKYANSGDVTGDFGSVVGYMAAAFYREAT
- a CDS encoding ABC transporter substrate-binding protein — translated: MRKLALLSGLLIVLSIIAASCAPRPGVIKIGLNVELTGGIPVVGQSCKNAAELFVEEVNKAGGIEVGGRKYTIQLLIEDNEDKAESAAAAALKLHTEGVLLMIGPNASRNAIPASEVAEANKMPMITPWSTNPKTTLDPKTGAPKKYVFRACFIDDFQGAVAAKLAVDLGVKKPAVLFDVASEYNKGIAEFFKKTIEQLGYPVVAYETYTKGDKDFSAQLTKIINSGADGLFLPNYYTEVPLQVQQARKLGFKGIIFGSDSWGNLELIDLCGPDCDGLFFTTHYAPDIATPKAQAFIKAYEAKYGKTPDDVAALTYDAFGLAVTAIKQAGKIDREAVVAALRGITQYEGVTGVMEYRGTGDPIKSAVVLKVDVPGRKFTYYTTAKP
- a CDS encoding branched-chain amino acid ABC transporter permease, producing the protein MQAFLQQILNALQLGSVYALIALGYSMVYGIITLINFAHGDIFMVSTYVAFFVGSALMAYALKLPGLITFLLTMFASMMFTAFLAVVIERFAYRPLRKAPRVSAVITALGVGLFLENFTLATIGPHPRFLPPIIPVQRFTIGGIATSNIQLIIIFVSAIVMFLLDTIVRRTMVGMAMRAISWDKFTVPLMGVPMDRIISITFALGASIAAVGGTLYGFVYTIDPYMGIRIGWWAFISAVVGGIGNIRGAMLGGYLLGLVEIFTPVILPSSTYRDFVAFSMLLLLLVFRPYGLLGRPVTQKV
- a CDS encoding branched-chain amino acid ABC transporter permease; the encoded protein is MEKVSGLLSPVRNFWNSFYSAWPDPVKKAFTPGLVGLLFFIMLVFPALGLINLYWQQVLIYVGINIILTLSLNLVNGYMGEFSVGHAGFMAVGAYVSSILTVWVLPKLGLSAYAPYLFPLVLIIGGLAAGLSGLIIAFPSFRTRGDYLAIVTLSWNMIVKSILENIEAVGGPRGFMGMPKLTNLAWVYVWVVITIWFIRNLVYSNYGRGALSIREDEIAASLVSVDTRKVKIVIFVIASFFAGIAGGLYAHVLLFINPRAFSILKSTDILVMVYLGGIGSIGGSILGATIYTVLLELLRPLQVWRWVIGPLLLVLLMIFRPRGIMGMREWGFLVPPEERPETWRKERETIILPRLASTRANPER
- a CDS encoding ABC transporter ATP-binding protein: MPILKIRGLTHYFGGLRAVYDFNLDLEEGELIGIIGPNGAGKTTVFNLITGVYRPTAGEIIFNGHSLVGKRPEQIIALGIARTFQTLRLFKNLTVLDNVRIARFSRIKYSPLEAMFKVGKRARESEREARLKSMELLEIMGLADKADWLASSLPYGLQKRLEIARALASEPRLLLLDEPATGMNPAEVSELMELIKWIRREFGLTIILIEHQMKVVMGICERIKVLDFGETIAEGSPVEIQNNPRVIEAYLGEEAII
- a CDS encoding ABC transporter ATP-binding protein; the protein is MKGDVLLRVEDLHVSYGVIKALRGISFEVREGEIVTLIGANGAGKSTTLRAISRLIPIDKGTIVFNGVDLRNVPPHKVVELGISHVPEGRGIFANLTVMENLKLATWARKDHKEIKKDYERVFALFPRLVERKNQLAGTLSGGEQQMLAVARALMSRGRLMLLDEPSMGLAPVLVREFFNTLKEINAQGTTILLVEQNARQALKLAHKGYVLETGVIVLSGTAEELINNPEVKKAYLGG
- the alr gene encoding alanine racemase, with the protein product MPAGCPSCPSWAEISLDAIEANVRNIKSFIGEKCELIAVVKANAYGHGAVPVAQIALEAGASRLAVARASEGIRLRQAGIEAPILVMNYIPLAEIPQAVRYNLTPTLMTLEQARAFSQEAIKAGRNWPVHIKVDTGLGRFGLLPEEVMDFVKAVASLPGLTLEGFYTHFSVADELNQDSTNYTFRQFEIFMGLSEKLERAGFHFPLRHVCNSAATMRFPSMHLEAVRVGIILYGLRPSEEIEPPFLLSPALSLKARVARVRVLPANFPVSYGRTYVTTRPTPVALVPVGYGDGYHRLISNRGFVLIKGVRVPIIGRICMDQFVVDVSGVDGVREEDEVVLIGEQGGERISAEEVARWAETINYEVVASLTSRLPRVYIRRGEILAHHSDF
- a CDS encoding PAS domain-containing sensor histidine kinase, whose amino-acid sequence is MVYPDVMVREEDAEILKKVIAGLNFIADLTKADAFVYYPVPVKDAVAILAHARPRSISPLYQEELKGRYVYRVERPLVFRALRRLGYWKSQGFLLAGDAPMVEETFSIIERKGRIAGVLSFESNLLEYERRRRRSQVFQIALHYLHHMARRGLLDKTQSFHPVTEQDGIIVVDDQGIIRYISGVAANLYRKRGIMRDLRDVSISRLPSADRQMFRIALEERDFYQEEEKLEDNMVWIKRVLPIYEPPSRLREFFIPFLGDPPMPLAGAMLIIYDATEERRKEQELKVKTAIIKEIHHRIKNNLQTVAALLRLQARRISHEEARAALSDSINRILSIAIIHEFLSEYDSGLINLRELCRKIMKQAKEGMLTPEKRISMELQGPEIFLPSEQATACALIINELLQNALEHGYKDRTFGHILVRIEDLENKVKITVHDDGRGLPEGFDPFQTESLGLRIVKTLAEEELHGSFSLEGADGSGVIATVIFPKKLKF